The genomic segment CATCTGCCTGCTCTTCCTCGACCCTATCCTGAGATTCTTCGGAGCCAGCGACCAGACGCTCATCTATGCACATGAGTATATGGTCATCATCCTGCTGGGCAATGTGGTGAGCCACATGTATTTCGGTATGAATGCCCTGCTCCGAGCCGCGAGCAAACCCAAGCAGGCGATGTTTGCCACCATCTTTACGGTTGTGATGAACGTGATACTCGATGCCCTCTTCATCCTCGTTTTCAAATGGGGAATACAGGGTGCCGCCATCGCCACCATCCTATCGCAGCTGATGGCGCTGATGTGGCAAATCAAGCTCTTCAGAAACAAGAATGAACTGCTCCACTTCAAGAAAGGCATCTACAAACTGAAGAGGAAACTCGTGGATAATATCCTTGCCATCGGCATTTCGCCTTTCCTGATGAACGTGTGCGCCTGCATCATCGTCATCTTCATCAACAACCAGCTGGTACGGTTCGGAGGCGACCTCTCCGTGGGAGCCTACGGAATAGCCAATGGTATTGCAATGGTGTTCGTGATGTTCGTATTCGGCGTAAACCAGGGAATGCAGCCTATAGCCGGATACAACTATGGAGCCCAGAAACTGGACCGACTGATTCGCGTACTGAACCTGAGCATCATTGCCGCCACCGCCATTATGGTAACGGGCTGGCTGATAGCGATGTTCCTGTCTTACTACTGCGCGAGAATGTTTACTACCGATAAGCAACTGATAGACTTGGGCATTAAGGCAATCAGAGTAGTGATGTTCTGCTTCCCGGTCATCGGGTTCCAGATGGTTATCACCAACTTCTTCCAGTGCATCGGAAAGGTGAAGATCAGTATCTTCCTCTCCTTGTCGAGACAGTTGCTCATCCTTCTGCCGCTCCTGGCTTTTCTGCCGATGATATGGGACATTGATGGTGTATGGTACAGTATGCCTATCTCCGACTTCTCAGCCGCAGTCATCGCTGCCATCGTAATGTCATGGTACATGAACAAGTTGAAAAGACAACATAGAGAAAGTGAAGAACGAAGAGTGAAGAGTGAAGAATTCAACGGCTTTACTAATCATAAAGTTCAATGTTCAAATCTCAAAGTTCAAAGTAACAAAGGCTTATCATAAAGTTCAATGTTCAAATCTCAAAGTTCAAAGTAAATGGAAAAGATTATCATAAACGTAGGTCGCCAGATAGGTAGCGGCGGCCATATCATCGCCGAGAAGCTGGCGGAGGATTTCGGTTGCAAATGTTACGACCGTGAGCTGCTGAATCTTGCCGCCAAGGAGAGTGGATTCTCTGAGAAATTCTTCGAGCAGAACGATGAGCAGAAGGGATTCTTCAAGTCTCTCTTCCATACCCATCTGCCCTTCCTGAGCGATAACAATTTCTATCACAACGACTTCTCGCAGGAAGGTCTGTACAAGTTCCAGAGCGACGCCATCAGAAAGGCTGCCGATGAGGGCAACTGCGTGTTTGTGGGCAGAACCGCCGACTATGTGCTGCGTGATTACAAGAATGTGATCAATATCTTCATCACCGCCAACTTCGACGACCGCATCAAGGCAGTGTGCAAGCGAAAGGACATTGACAGAGCCTCCGCCCGCAAGTTCATCGAAAGCCATGAGGAGCAGCGCGCATCTTACTACGATTACTATACAGGCAAGAAGTGGGGACACAGCGAGAGCTACGACCTCTGCATCAACAGCAGCCATCTGGGAATCGAAGAAACAGAGAAGTTTATCGCAGAATTTATCAGAAAGAAGTTCGGACTTAGTGATTAATTATTAGTGATTAGTGATTAATTTTAGGGACATAAAATATTAAACATCATATAAATGAAGAAGATTATGCTTTTGGGCTCAGGCGAACTGGGCAAAGAATTTACCATCGCCGCAAAGCGAGCAGGACAGTACGTCATCGCTTGCGACAAGTATGACAATGCACCAGCCATGCAGGTAGCCGACGAGCGGGAAGTGTTCTCGATGCTCGATGGCGACGCATTGACCGCAGTGGTAGAGAAACATCACCCAGACATCATCGTGCCTGAGATTGAAGCTATCCGCACTGAGCGACTCTTCGACTTCGAGAAGGAGGGCATCCAGGTTGTGCCTTCTGCCCGTGCCGTGAACTACACCATGAACCGCCGTGCCATCCGCGACCTTGCCGCCAAGAAACTGGGTCTGCGCACCGCCAAGTATTTCTATGCCAAGACCTTCGAGGAATTTAAGAACGCTGCCGATGAAATTGGTTTCCCATGCGTAGTGAAACCTCTGATGAGTTCAAGCGGCCATGGTCAGAGCTATGTTCACAACGATGATGAACTGAAGGAGGCTTACAAGGAAGCAATGGAAGAAGGTCGTGGCGACGTGAAGGAAGTAATCATCGAGGAATTTATCGACTTCGATTCTGAGTTCACCCTGCTCACCGTCACCCAGAAAGACGGTCCTACCCTCTTCTGTCCACCTATCGGCCACGTACAGAAGGGCGGCGACTACCGCGAGAGTTGGCAGCCATTCCAGATTTCTGAAGAGGCTT from the Segatella copri genome contains:
- a CDS encoding MATE family efflux transporter, with translation MENKQATLELGTKPVGKLLVQYALPAMIAMTAASLYNIVDRVFIGQGVGAMAISGLAITFPFMNLTAAFGAGVGVGASTAISVKLGQKDYATAQNILGNTISLNLIIGIGLSIICLLFLDPILRFFGASDQTLIYAHEYMVIILLGNVVSHMYFGMNALLRAASKPKQAMFATIFTVVMNVILDALFILVFKWGIQGAAIATILSQLMALMWQIKLFRNKNELLHFKKGIYKLKRKLVDNILAIGISPFLMNVCACIIVIFINNQLVRFGGDLSVGAYGIANGIAMVFVMFVFGVNQGMQPIAGYNYGAQKLDRLIRVLNLSIIAATAIMVTGWLIAMFLSYYCARMFTTDKQLIDLGIKAIRVVMFCFPVIGFQMVITNFFQCIGKVKISIFLSLSRQLLILLPLLAFLPMIWDIDGVWYSMPISDFSAAVIAAIVMSWYMNKLKRQHRESEERRVKSEEFNGFTNHKVQCSNLKVQSNKGLS
- a CDS encoding cytidylate kinase-like family protein — encoded protein: MEKIIINVGRQIGSGGHIIAEKLAEDFGCKCYDRELLNLAAKESGFSEKFFEQNDEQKGFFKSLFHTHLPFLSDNNFYHNDFSQEGLYKFQSDAIRKAADEGNCVFVGRTADYVLRDYKNVINIFITANFDDRIKAVCKRKDIDRASARKFIESHEEQRASYYDYYTGKKWGHSESYDLCINSSHLGIEETEKFIAEFIRKKFGLSD
- the purT gene encoding formate-dependent phosphoribosylglycinamide formyltransferase, producing MKKIMLLGSGELGKEFTIAAKRAGQYVIACDKYDNAPAMQVADEREVFSMLDGDALTAVVEKHHPDIIVPEIEAIRTERLFDFEKEGIQVVPSARAVNYTMNRRAIRDLAAKKLGLRTAKYFYAKTFEEFKNAADEIGFPCVVKPLMSSSGHGQSYVHNDDELKEAYKEAMEEGRGDVKEVIIEEFIDFDSEFTLLTVTQKDGPTLFCPPIGHVQKGGDYRESWQPFQISEEALKKAEHIAGEVTKALTGAGLWGVEFFLSKQGEVIFSELSPRPHDTGMVTLGHTTNLSEFELHFRAVMGLPIAGIHLEHIGCSAVILSPEESTEPLNYNMLDALKEDHTRIRIFGKPEAHVGRRMGVVLCYGEKGDDLNQLRDKAKRLAKTVLGTDPYMKK